Part of the Paenibacillus guangzhouensis genome is shown below.
TCAAGTACAGGAGCCCCGTTCGCCGTTCCCCGAAGGTCATTTCTCGAAACACGACATCAAAGCTTTTTCCCAGACCGACAACATGCTTGAGGGTGCTTTTCACTTCTTCCAGTCGTTTGGACACACGGTCATGTTCCTGCCAATAAATGATGGATTCTTCGATGGTATCCGATCTCTCGCTATTATACTTGCCGTGCTGCTCATCTTTCTTCGAATTCCGTTGACGACCCTGGCCCTGATCCTGCGATTGATCCGGATTGGAATTTTGTTGACCCTGTCCGTGCATGTCTTGACCATGATCGTGATCCGATGGCAATGACTCTGGTATCGTGTCCGCATCTTTCCCTAACAGATTCATCGCTTCATTAGGAACATCCTGTTCATAAGGGTTGTTGTTATTCGTCTGCATCATGTTACTCCCTTTGTACTCATTTCGAGCTTGTCTAGTGATATATTAGCCAATCAAATAGTGATCCGGTCACTTTACCTAGCACCATTGCCATTAATAGTCCGAACATATAGCGTACAATGCCAAGTCTTTTGGCAAGGATCGGCAGCACGTTCAGCACTTCAGTTAGTGCAGCAGCGAGCAGCCCGATAAATAATCCATGGAGAAGGCCAATCGATCCGGATAATATCGGTGTGAGCCATGCAACACCGAATTTGAAATCCCAGAAATCAGCAACCGTCCAATATAACGAACCAGAGACCATCGCTCCCTCGAACCAATGCACCTTATCGTAAGAGCGTGTTAATTGAGCTAGCCGCGGTATAATATCCAGCACGATAAATAATGCAACGAGACCCCCTCCGACAGCGATGCCACCGGCGAGTCCGATGAATAGATTACTGAATATCACAAGCGCATCAATCACGCGAATCACCTTGTTTCTGCAGCCGATCATACTCTTCGGACACCACAAAATGATTCAAATTCTCTTGATACAGAAAAATTTCAAGCTCTAGCGGCGTCGGCTCTTCATTAAATTTCTTCTTGAATACGTGGTTAAAAAACACGACCATACCAAAACCGATGCCAATCGAATAGGCAATCTGGAACAAGATCGGCCGCTCTGTCTTCTGACCCGATATGAGCTCAACAATCCGCTGCTGGACTTCGAGCATACTCACATCCGCATGGAAATTCATAATGGCGAGACCAGAACCGAAAAATAACAACAACCACACTAGAATGAATAGTAGTACACTGGGCTTCTTCGGGCTGCCTACGATATCGACAAGTACATGGGGCTCGCCAAAATATTCTATTCTCATTCCAGGCTCTATCTGATGAACAGCGCTCACAATGCGCATCATATCAATCATGATGATGTTACCATCCGCTTTCCGCGGTTGGTATAGCACAAGGGCCGATAGCCGGTCATACCACATGGGATCAATGAGCAGCTCAGCAATGTGGCCAAGCGTGATCGATTTTCCTCGCTGAAGTGAAACACGTCGGCGAAGACGTAAATATAGTGTAGGGGGGGATCGAAGTTCCATCCAAAAATGATCCTCCTTTTTTCGGATTTCGTTCCAAGCGTACCCTTAGTATGGGAAATGATGTAGAAAACTAGTCACTTAAATCTCTTGCATCTGTCGAGAAGATGTATTACATTATATGTATAGATACTCATATATTCATTAAGGTGGTGTACATATCCATGCATGATCCAAATCAACGTCCTGAAGAATCTCTACCCTGCACAACCTTGGATGAGGAGACCCTATTTATGGTGTCACAGACCTTCAAAGCACTATCAGATACGACACGCATTCGCATCCTCCATCTACTCTCACAGCGGGAATGCTCTGTGAATGAAATTGCGGATGAATTATCATTACTGCAATCCACCGTGTCCCATCAATTACGGTTTCTTAAAAATTTAAGACTCGTCAAATTTCGCCGGGCTGGAACGACCCTATACTACTCGCACGATGATCAGCACGTCATGGATTTACTATCTGAAGCGATTCACCATGCATGTCATGACTAGCTAGGACCAAGAATAGCATGAGAGGTGAGCAGTGATGGAACAACAACAATACCGCGTAAGAGGACTTAGCTGCGCAAATTGCACACGTGAAATGGAAGAAGAGATTCGCAAGCTCGAACATGGCGCTGAAGCAACACTAAGTTATAACACAGGCAAACTAACCGTGAGTTCGAATATTGCACTAGATAAAGTTCAACAGATTCTGCGTCGCGACGGTGCGCGCATGGAGCCGCTCCATGCCTCCGATACCCATAAGGCGCATCATCATGACGAACAAGAACATCATCATGATCACGGACATGGCGTGGACCATCAACATGCAGACCATGCTCATGATCACCATCACGGACACGACCATGCGCACGGTCATGATCACGATCATTCGCATGCGGGTGGTCAACGATTACCGATGATTCTTATCGCATCCACGTTATTATTCGCGATCAGCGTTATCTGGGGCAGCGCACTTGGGAATGCCGTATCTATTGGAATGTACCTCATTGCGATCGTGCTTAGCGGGTACGGCACCTTCATGCAAGGCGCCCGCAATCTGTTCCGCTTGAAATTCAATATTGATACGTTAATGACGATTGCATTAATCGGGGCTATCGCGATCGGAGAATGGAAAGAAGCGACACTCGTCGCCATCCTTTTTGGACTTAATGAGTGGCTTGAGGGGCTTGGTATGGAGAAAGCTCGCAGATCCATGGAGGCATTGCTCCAAGTCGCACCGAAACAAGCTACACGAATTCGTGACGGGGTTGAATCTGTGATTCCGATCGCGGCTCTTCAGGTCGGTGATATTGTGCTCGTTCGTTCTGGGGAGAAAATACCGTCCGACGGCACCATCGTGGAAGGCCATAGCTCCGTGAACGAAGCAGCCATTACCGGGGAGTCGCTCCCGGTCGATAAGAACATCGGCGAACCCGTCTTCGGCGGCAGCATTAATAATGAAGGCGTCTTAAAAGTGCGAATCGACAAAGCATACGCGGATTCCTCCCTATCGCGAATCCTGCACCTCGTCGAGGAGGCGCAAGAGACGAAGACGCCTACGGAACTGTTCATTAATCGATTCTCAACGTACTACACACCAGCAGTTATCGTCATCGCGATTCTCGTCATGCTGGTACCTCCTCTCTTCCTCGGCGCGAACTGGGGAGATTGGTTCTACCAAGGGCTAGCCGTTCTCATTGTGGGTTGTCCATGTGCACTTATTCTCTCTTCACCGATTGCAATTGTATCCGGTATTACACGCAACGCCCGGAACGGAATCTTGATCAAGGGCGGCGTCCATCTGGAACAGCTCGGCAAAGTCGACACGCTCGCATTTGACAAAACAGGTACGCTCACGAAAGGCGAACCGCATGTTGAACGGACGATCATCTATAATCATGAACGCTTCTTCTCGGTGGCGGCCGCAATTGAGCGCTCCTCTTCGCATCCGCTAGCCACAGCGATTATGAAGAAGATTGCACAGGAGAATATCAATCACCTGGAACCGGAATCGATCCAGACAGTTCCAGGTCAAGGGATCCTTGCCGTTATTGAAGGAACAAGATACCGTGTCGGGAATGAACGCAGCCTGACCGATTTCGACATCCAGCCTAATGAGCAGGCTGATATCGAATCACTCAAGGAACAAGGTCTTACACTCGTCCTTATCGCGGATGAGCATCATATTCTGGGGATGTTCGGGATCGCAGATGAGATCCGTCCGGAGAGCGCACATGTGATTGATGAGCTTCACCGCCTCGGTATCCGTCGCACCGTCATGCTCACAGGCGATCATGAACGGACAGCGAGCAAAGTCGCAAACGCCGTTGGCGTGCGGGAGGTCTACAGCGGACTGATGCCGGAAGATAAAGTCGCGCAGATGCGAACACTTGCTTCGCAAGGCACGGTTGCGATGATCGGCGATGGAATTAACGATGCCCCTGCCCTCGCTTCCGCACAATTAGGGATTGCGATGGGCAAAGGAACAGACAGCGCCATCGAAGTTGCTGACCTCGTACTCATGCAAGACCACCTCGGCAAGCTACCGGAAGCGGTACGTATTGCAAGACGCGTGAATCGCGTCATCCGTACGAATATCGTATTCGCGCTTGGACTCAAAATCATTGCGCTTCTTCTCACCATTCCAGGATGGTTGACCCTGTGGTTCGCCATCCTATCCGATATGGGTGCGACGATTATTGTCACCTTACTCAGCTTGACGATATTGATCCAAAAGAAGCAACATTAATGGCAAGCAAAAAGAACCTTCAACGCCCGATCACGGGATTGAAGGTTCTTTTTCTTTATGCATATCGTACGCCTAGGATAGAACAGCAGCGACCATCTTCGCGACTTCAGCACGCGTAATCGTCTGCTTCAGCTTGAGATCGCCATTCGATCCGCCCTGAATGATTCCAGCCTGTACTAAAGCGATAACGGCATCTCTGGACCAAGACGAGAGTTGCGAAGCATCCACTTGCTTCGCCCCCGCACCTGATGGAAGCTTGTTCTTCCAAGCCCGATAGAGGATCACGCAAGCTTCTTCGCGTGTCATGACTTGATTCGGCTGCAAGCGGCCATCCGGGAAGCCGGTGATAATGCCTGACACGGTTAGTGCCCCCACATAAGGACCATACCATGCTTCTGGCGAGACATCCGTAAATGTTGAACCTGCATCTGCGATTTGCTCCATATTTAGTGAGCGGAACAGCACGGCCATATACTCGGCTCTGGTTATTTTATCATTTGGTTTGAAGCTGCCGTCGGGTCTTCCTACGACAATGCCTTTGTCTAGTAGTGTCTGAATATAGCTTGCTGCCCAATGTCCCTTCACGTCAGAAGGCAACGGAACGGAAGGCTGCGGCACCTGCGGTGTTGGCTCTGGTTGCTTCTCAGGCGTAGGTGCCGGTGTGACGACAGGTTTAGGTGTTGGTGTCGTCGGCCCCGGTGTAGCCGGAGGATTAGGTTTCGGACTTGGGCCTGGATTGTCGATGTTATTCGCAGTAACCTTGACGATAGATTGCGCACTGCCATATCCATCGCTACTCACTGCCGTAACGACAGTTGTACCAACCTGACGGGGTTGAATGGTGCCTTGCGCATCGACCGTCGCCACCGAGGTATCCGAGCTCGACCAAGCCACAGATGTATCGCTGCCTCCTGCCGGTCGAACAACAGCATTCAATTTCGTGGAAGAACCTCCTGCCGTTAAGGATACGGTATTGTGATCCAAAGTCACTTGCGTCACGTTCAATTGATACACACCTACTCTGCCGCCAACCTCAAATGCAGCGAGCAAGAGTGGTTGCCCCGTAGGACTGTTCACAGCTGGAATGAATTCTATCCCTTCCGGACCCGTATCCGTGTCTAAATTCGCCTTGCCATTGCTGTCTTGGAATATGCGGGTATTCGTATAATTCACGAATGCTGGCGTCTCTGGATTCGTAACATCATAGGTCATAATTCCGCCCACGCGCTCCAAGCCGACAAACGCTAGCGTTCTGCTGCCTACAACGCCAAGCTCGATCCCTTCTGGCTCGGGGCCTTTCTTCGTGCTTCGGTCATCCTTGGCGATCTTGCTATTGCTTGCGTTGAAATAATCAGGCAGACGTTGACCAGTTATTGTCTCAAAATCGCTGCCGCTGTCAAAAACCTGCTCCATGGTATCAGCCTTCCAGATGGAGAAAGAGCGCCCTCCGAACAAGTAAATGCCGTTCTTCCCAAAATCAGCCGCAGCTTCAACCTTATCATACTTCGTTGTACCGCGGAGGAAGGAATATGCCTCTGAATTCGGATCCAAGTTGGCTTTCAAATCTTTTACAGTCACAGCGTTCGTCATCCCTGGCCATTCCGTTGCATCACCTTCGTTCGCCGTGAATAGGTAAGTCTGCCCGTTCATTGTTGCGGCTTTGATCCCATCCGGCATGTACACACCTTGAAATGGCGCATTTTCAAGCAAAATATTACCATCTTTCTGAAGATCAAGCGCATTTACTACTGTATTGAAGTCTTTATACCCGAGACTCTTGACGGATAAGACTTTCTTCGATGCGATATCCACGGTAGCGATGGCATTATTCTCCTGCAGCGCCACATATGCCGTCTTATGATCCTCCGACAACGCGATATATTCTGGCTCTAGGTCATATTTCGCCTCTTCTTTGCCGGCAGCTTGCGCAATGACCCCATTGACCAGATTTCTTTTATCTCGAATATGTACG
Proteins encoded:
- a CDS encoding choice-of-anchor I family protein; translated protein: MNKHGKKLLALVLTSQLVLGGMVTGGTLAKAEGEVIPDIHHGEASTSQENPTTAEMMVAPAPLSIKTTTLPEAEVGQPYSVTIDVYGGIAPYSFQVTGLPKGMHVSPDGIISGTPTSITSGAAVSVVVSDASVPIPLQAKQSYSLKTVYHRSDIADRIHIEKIGEYAVGMTNADGGVAEIVKYNKDNGKMYLVNGSATPPSLEIIKLGQGKGQSQLDKTILVKELSETDGFVFGDLTSVDIDHVKKRVYVAVQEKDPMKQGKILALDYEGNLTASCTAGVQPDMVKVTADGRYVLTADEAEPRLGSQDAPGSITIVDTDTGESTQLYFDHPQVIDDAVHIRDKRNLVNGVIAQAAGKEEAKYDLEPEYIALSEDHKTAYVALQENNAIATVDIASKKVLSVKSLGYKDFNTVVNALDLQKDGNILLENAPFQGVYMPDGIKAATMNGQTYLFTANEGDATEWPGMTNAVTVKDLKANLDPNSEAYSFLRGTTKYDKVEAAADFGKNGIYLFGGRSFSIWKADTMEQVFDSGSDFETITGQRLPDYFNASNSKIAKDDRSTKKGPEPEGIELGVVGSRTLAFVGLERVGGIMTYDVTNPETPAFVNYTNTRIFQDSNGKANLDTDTGPEGIEFIPAVNSPTGQPLLLAAFEVGGRVGVYQLNVTQVTLDHNTVSLTAGGSSTKLNAVVRPAGGSDTSVAWSSSDTSVATVDAQGTIQPRQVGTTVVTAVSSDGYGSAQSIVKVTANNIDNPGPSPKPNPPATPGPTTPTPKPVVTPAPTPEKQPEPTPQVPQPSVPLPSDVKGHWAASYIQTLLDKGIVVGRPDGSFKPNDKITRAEYMAVLFRSLNMEQIADAGSTFTDVSPEAWYGPYVGALTVSGIITGFPDGRLQPNQVMTREEACVILYRAWKNKLPSGAGAKQVDASQLSSWSRDAVIALVQAGIIQGGSNGDLKLKQTITRAEVAKMVAAVLS
- a CDS encoding stage V sporulation protein AB, yielding MIGCRNKVIRVIDALVIFSNLFIGLAGGIAVGGGLVALFIVLDIIPRLAQLTRSYDKVHWFEGAMVSGSLYWTVADFWDFKFGVAWLTPILSGSIGLLHGLFIGLLAAALTEVLNVLPILAKRLGIVRYMFGLLMAMVLGKVTGSLFDWLIYH
- a CDS encoding heavy metal translocating P-type ATPase: MEQQQYRVRGLSCANCTREMEEEIRKLEHGAEATLSYNTGKLTVSSNIALDKVQQILRRDGARMEPLHASDTHKAHHHDEQEHHHDHGHGVDHQHADHAHDHHHGHDHAHGHDHDHSHAGGQRLPMILIASTLLFAISVIWGSALGNAVSIGMYLIAIVLSGYGTFMQGARNLFRLKFNIDTLMTIALIGAIAIGEWKEATLVAILFGLNEWLEGLGMEKARRSMEALLQVAPKQATRIRDGVESVIPIAALQVGDIVLVRSGEKIPSDGTIVEGHSSVNEAAITGESLPVDKNIGEPVFGGSINNEGVLKVRIDKAYADSSLSRILHLVEEAQETKTPTELFINRFSTYYTPAVIVIAILVMLVPPLFLGANWGDWFYQGLAVLIVGCPCALILSSPIAIVSGITRNARNGILIKGGVHLEQLGKVDTLAFDKTGTLTKGEPHVERTIIYNHERFFSVAAAIERSSSHPLATAIMKKIAQENINHLEPESIQTVPGQGILAVIEGTRYRVGNERSLTDFDIQPNEQADIESLKEQGLTLVLIADEHHILGMFGIADEIRPESAHVIDELHRLGIRRTVMLTGDHERTASKVANAVGVREVYSGLMPEDKVAQMRTLASQGTVAMIGDGINDAPALASAQLGIAMGKGTDSAIEVADLVLMQDHLGKLPEAVRIARRVNRVIRTNIVFALGLKIIALLLTIPGWLTLWFAILSDMGATIIVTLLSLTILIQKKQH
- a CDS encoding stage V sporulation protein AA, with translation MELRSPPTLYLRLRRRVSLQRGKSITLGHIAELLIDPMWYDRLSALVLYQPRKADGNIIMIDMMRIVSAVHQIEPGMRIEYFGEPHVLVDIVGSPKKPSVLLFILVWLLLFFGSGLAIMNFHADVSMLEVQQRIVELISGQKTERPILFQIAYSIGIGFGMVVFFNHVFKKKFNEEPTPLELEIFLYQENLNHFVVSEEYDRLQKQGDSRD
- a CDS encoding ArsR/SmtB family transcription factor, yielding MHDPNQRPEESLPCTTLDEETLFMVSQTFKALSDTTRIRILHLLSQRECSVNEIADELSLLQSTVSHQLRFLKNLRLVKFRRAGTTLYYSHDDQHVMDLLSEAIHHACHD